From one Micromonospora siamensis genomic stretch:
- a CDS encoding acyl carrier protein, with amino-acid sequence MVDTVRADDTVAPHADSTRTTAVARIAALAPSERREALEALVAREVRSALLMTDDEELPHDVSYFDLGMTSLLITEVKSRLERLLGRTINANVLFNQPTVGRLLDHLAEDLLADVLAPAPSAPAPARAAAPPDDRALVDDVLRDLYRA; translated from the coding sequence GTGGTCGACACCGTACGCGCCGACGACACCGTCGCGCCGCACGCCGACAGCACCCGTACAACGGCCGTCGCGCGGATCGCCGCGCTCGCCCCGTCCGAACGGCGCGAGGCGCTGGAGGCGCTGGTCGCCCGGGAGGTACGCAGCGCGCTGCTGATGACCGACGACGAGGAGCTGCCGCACGACGTCAGCTACTTCGACCTGGGGATGACCTCGCTGCTCATCACCGAGGTCAAGTCCCGGCTGGAGCGGCTGCTCGGCCGCACCATCAACGCCAACGTGCTGTTCAACCAGCCCACCGTGGGTCGGCTGCTCGACCACCTCGCCGAGGACCTGCTGGCCGACGTCCTCGCCCCCGCGCCGTCCGCGCCGGCGCCGGCCCGTGCCGCCGCGCCGCCCGACGACCGGGCGCTGGTCGACGACGTCCTGCGTGACCTCTACCGGGCCTGA
- a CDS encoding fatty acid desaturase family protein, translating into MTAQTPTIVISPTGTFEDLAARVRRAGLMDATHGYFAWKIASNLALMAACWVALFLIGDSWWQLVVAVGMALAFVQTGFIAHDTGHKQISKAKSPSEFLGILHMNLLMGTAYGWWVNHHNRHHSNPNNLDRDPDTLRRQVIFHVTEMPVKGTTKFRRFVIRFQAIMFFVLLGQEAWRLHASGFKAARAGQLRSPRLEIGLVLVHAVLYTGAVLFAMSPLKAVVFILLNQALYGFYLGAVFAPNHKGMVVHHNDVELDWLHRQVLTSRNIRSTRFTDFMYGGLNYQIEHHLFPSMPRGNLRKVRPMVVEYCREHDIPYYEVPVWRSYLEVARYLGKVSDDARGGPTVVAPATV; encoded by the coding sequence ATGACAGCCCAGACACCGACGATCGTGATATCTCCGACCGGGACGTTCGAGGACCTCGCGGCCCGGGTGCGGCGGGCGGGTCTGATGGACGCCACCCACGGCTACTTCGCGTGGAAGATCGCCTCGAACCTGGCCCTGATGGCGGCGTGCTGGGTGGCGCTGTTCCTGATCGGCGACTCCTGGTGGCAACTGGTGGTCGCCGTCGGCATGGCGCTGGCCTTCGTCCAGACCGGGTTCATCGCCCACGACACCGGCCACAAGCAGATCAGCAAGGCCAAGTCGCCGTCCGAGTTCCTCGGCATCCTGCACATGAACCTGCTGATGGGCACCGCGTACGGGTGGTGGGTCAACCACCACAACCGGCACCACAGCAACCCGAACAACCTCGACCGGGACCCGGACACCCTGCGCCGGCAGGTCATCTTCCACGTCACCGAGATGCCGGTGAAGGGGACGACGAAGTTCCGCCGGTTCGTCATCCGGTTTCAGGCGATCATGTTCTTCGTGCTGCTCGGCCAGGAGGCCTGGCGGCTGCACGCCTCGGGCTTCAAGGCCGCCCGGGCCGGCCAGCTCCGGTCACCGCGGCTGGAGATCGGCCTGGTGCTGGTGCACGCGGTGCTCTACACCGGCGCGGTTCTCTTCGCCATGTCGCCGCTGAAGGCGGTGGTGTTCATCCTGCTCAACCAGGCCCTCTACGGGTTCTACCTGGGTGCCGTCTTCGCCCCCAACCACAAGGGCATGGTGGTGCACCACAACGACGTCGAGCTGGACTGGCTGCACCGGCAGGTGCTCACCTCCCGCAACATCCGCTCCACCCGGTTCACCGACTTCATGTACGGCGGGCTGAACTACCAGATCGAGCACCACCTGTTCCCGAGCATGCCCCGGGGCAACCTGCGCAAGGTCCGGCCGATGGTCGTCGAGTACTGCCGCGAGCACGACATCCCCTACTACGAGGTGCCGGTGTGGCGGTCGTACCTGGAGGTGGCCCGCTACCTCGGCAAGGTCAGCGACGACGCCCGTGGCGGCCCCACCGTGGTCGCCCCCGCCACCGTCTGA
- a CDS encoding ketoacyl-ACP synthase III family protein gives MRFDRTIHIAGTGVFLPPAVPVQPAVDAGLVDEAHRDLGYETVTVADQSAAVDMAVEAARVAVRRSGIPPEEYDLLLHASLWYQGLDMWASASYVANQSLGARALAFDVQQRSNGGMGALHLAAGQLAAGAAETALVTTGDRFAAPAFNRWGSQFYTIFGDAGTALALSTRSGVARLLSCAVASDNTLEKWGRGSTPFGTSPGQEAPVQVLRRAAEHAATPEAEGSWERIEAQMLRVRDEALADAGAGVEDVARAVVPFIHRGGGQGENYDLLGFGEKKSLWEFGRTVGHLGAGDQPAGLNHLLERHLVAPGDLVLLIGVGVGFSFTAAVLEVTDLPRW, from the coding sequence GTGCGATTCGACCGGACCATCCACATCGCCGGCACGGGTGTCTTCCTGCCGCCGGCCGTCCCCGTCCAGCCGGCCGTCGATGCCGGCCTGGTGGACGAGGCACACCGGGACCTCGGATACGAGACGGTGACGGTCGCCGACCAGAGCGCGGCCGTCGACATGGCGGTCGAGGCCGCCCGCGTCGCGGTCCGCCGCTCCGGCATCCCACCCGAGGAGTACGACCTGCTGCTGCACGCCAGCCTCTGGTACCAGGGCCTGGACATGTGGGCCTCGGCCAGCTATGTGGCCAACCAGTCGCTGGGCGCCCGGGCGCTCGCCTTCGACGTGCAGCAGCGCTCCAACGGGGGCATGGGGGCCCTGCACCTGGCCGCGGGCCAGCTCGCCGCCGGGGCCGCCGAGACCGCGTTGGTCACCACCGGCGACCGGTTCGCCGCACCGGCGTTCAACCGGTGGGGATCGCAGTTCTACACGATCTTCGGCGACGCCGGCACGGCGCTGGCGCTCTCCACCCGCTCCGGAGTGGCCCGGCTGCTCTCCTGCGCGGTGGCATCGGACAACACCCTGGAGAAGTGGGGCCGGGGCAGCACCCCGTTCGGCACCTCGCCCGGGCAGGAGGCCCCGGTGCAGGTGCTGCGGCGGGCGGCCGAGCACGCCGCCACGCCGGAGGCGGAGGGCTCCTGGGAGCGGATCGAGGCGCAGATGCTCCGGGTCCGCGACGAGGCCCTCGCCGACGCCGGCGCCGGCGTGGAGGACGTGGCCCGCGCGGTGGTGCCCTTCATCCACCGGGGCGGCGGCCAGGGCGAGAACTACGACCTGCTCGGCTTCGGCGAGAAGAAGAGCCTGTGGGAGTTCGGCCGGACCGTCGGGCACCTCGGCGCGGGCGACCAGCCGGCGGGCCTCAACCACCTGCTCGAACGGCACCTGGTCGCGCCGGGCGACCTCGTGCTGCTGATCGGGGTCGGCGTCGGCTTCAGCTTCACCGCGGCCGTGCTGGAGGTGACCGACCTGCCGCGCTGGTGA
- a CDS encoding nuclear transport factor 2 family protein → MSDLAELVGNYLEIWNEADPQARERKIAEVWAENCSYTDPLAAVQGRAGVAAVISGAREQFPGHEFKLISAVDSHHNIARFTWELVPAGGGDSLVIGFDVAVVDADGRIRDVYGFLDKVPSAA, encoded by the coding sequence GTGAGCGACCTGGCCGAACTGGTCGGTAACTACCTGGAGATCTGGAACGAGGCGGACCCGCAGGCCCGGGAGCGGAAGATCGCCGAGGTGTGGGCGGAGAACTGCTCCTACACCGACCCGCTGGCCGCCGTGCAGGGACGGGCGGGGGTCGCGGCGGTGATCAGCGGCGCCCGGGAGCAGTTCCCGGGGCACGAGTTCAAGCTGATCAGCGCCGTGGACAGCCACCACAACATCGCCCGCTTCACCTGGGAACTGGTCCCCGCCGGCGGCGGCGACTCGCTGGTGATCGGCTTCGACGTGGCGGTGGTCGACGCCGACGGCCGCATCCGCGACGTCTACGGCTTCCTCGACAAGGTTCCCTCGGCGGCCTGA
- a CDS encoding MFS transporter — translation MTTGRQQALPPTEAAAVAEPAERAPGWGTLWVVLTGIFMITLDFFIVNVAIPSTQADLGASAAQIEFVVAGYGLAYAAGLITGGRLGDLYGRRRMFSIGLALFTLASAACGLAPDAGSLVAARILQGVAAAAMAPQVLAILGVVYTGRYRAAAFNAYGLTMGIAGIFGQLIGGALIQSDLAGLGWRMCFLINLPVGLVALLLVPRVVPESRAPGRERPDLVGALLITLGLVATVLPLVEGREHGWPMWTWLTLAAAGPLLAAFAAYQHRLAARGGAPLMNLALFRQRAFGAGIVTTLVYYSGMASFFLVFALYLQQGRGLSALEAGLMLVPQGLGFMAASFFAGRLAARLGRQVLAVGGVALALGVLGLDVTVEAIGVGGSPVLLVPALVVGGVGMGLIMAPLASIVLAGVVPRHVGAASGVLSTALQVGNSLGVALIGVVFYGALDDRTGADRFPHAYLLSSVLLLALAVAVVALVQLLPGRRAAAPAPAAA, via the coding sequence ATGACAACTGGCAGGCAGCAGGCCCTGCCCCCGACCGAGGCGGCGGCCGTGGCCGAGCCGGCCGAGCGGGCGCCGGGATGGGGGACCCTCTGGGTGGTCCTCACCGGCATCTTCATGATCACACTCGACTTCTTCATCGTGAACGTCGCGATCCCGTCGACGCAGGCGGATCTCGGTGCGAGCGCGGCACAGATCGAGTTCGTCGTGGCCGGCTACGGCCTGGCGTACGCGGCCGGTCTGATCACCGGCGGCCGGCTCGGTGACCTGTACGGGCGGCGGCGGATGTTCAGCATCGGCCTGGCCCTGTTCACCCTCGCCTCGGCCGCCTGCGGACTGGCGCCCGACGCCGGCTCGCTGGTGGCCGCCCGGATCCTGCAGGGCGTCGCGGCGGCCGCGATGGCCCCGCAGGTGCTGGCCATCCTCGGCGTGGTCTACACCGGCAGGTACCGGGCCGCCGCGTTCAACGCGTACGGCCTGACGATGGGGATCGCCGGCATCTTCGGGCAGCTCATCGGGGGCGCCCTGATCCAGTCCGACCTGGCCGGGCTCGGCTGGCGGATGTGCTTTTTGATCAATCTGCCGGTGGGACTGGTGGCGTTGCTGCTGGTGCCCCGGGTGGTCCCGGAGTCCCGGGCCCCGGGCCGGGAACGGCCCGACCTGGTCGGCGCCCTGCTGATCACCCTCGGCCTGGTGGCCACGGTGCTGCCGCTGGTCGAGGGGCGGGAGCACGGCTGGCCGATGTGGACCTGGCTGACCCTCGCCGCGGCGGGACCGCTGCTCGCCGCCTTCGCCGCGTACCAGCACCGGCTGGCGGCGCGGGGTGGCGCGCCGCTGATGAACCTGGCGCTGTTCCGGCAGCGCGCGTTCGGCGCCGGCATCGTGACCACGCTGGTCTACTACTCCGGGATGGCGTCGTTCTTCCTGGTCTTCGCCCTCTATCTCCAGCAGGGCCGCGGGCTCAGCGCGCTTGAGGCCGGTCTGATGCTGGTGCCGCAGGGGCTCGGCTTCATGGCCGCGTCCTTCTTCGCCGGCCGGCTGGCCGCCCGTCTGGGCCGGCAGGTGCTGGCCGTCGGCGGGGTGGCCCTGGCCCTCGGCGTGCTCGGCCTGGATGTGACGGTGGAGGCGATCGGGGTCGGCGGCAGCCCGGTGCTGCTGGTGCCGGCGCTGGTGGTCGGCGGCGTCGGGATGGGCCTGATCATGGCGCCGCTGGCATCGATCGTCCTGGCCGGGGTGGTGCCGCGGCACGTCGGCGCGGCCTCGGGGGTGCTCTCCACCGCGTTGCAGGTGGGCAACTCGCTGGGGGTGGCGCTGATCGGGGTGGTCTTCTACGGCGCGCTGGACGACCGTACGGGCGCCGACCGGTTCCCGCACGCGTACCTGCTCAGCTCGGTGCTGCTGCTGGCCCTCGCCGTGGCGGTGGTCGCGCTGGTGCAGTTGCTGCCCGGCCGGCGGGCCGCGGCGCCGGCGCCCGCGGCGGCCTGA
- the fabI gene encoding enoyl-ACP reductase FabI, with protein sequence MLLDGKRLLVTGALNDRSIAYATARLAQQQGAEVILTGFGRGLRITRYLAEKLEPACDVLELDATQPEHLTAVAEELDRRWGRLDGILHAIAFAPPGALGGNFLTASWDEVGPAVQVSTYSFVAFGRAFAPLLAKAGGGSLVGVDFDARQAWPGYDWMGVAKAGLESSCRYLAHALGGQGTRVNLVAAGPLRTVAATAISSFDTFEAAWQQRAPLGWDVQDTTVVARAICALWSDWLPAVTGEVIHVDGGAHAVAGGTIR encoded by the coding sequence GTGCTCCTGGACGGAAAGCGCCTGCTCGTCACCGGCGCCCTCAACGACCGGTCGATCGCGTACGCGACGGCCCGCCTGGCCCAGCAGCAGGGGGCCGAGGTGATCCTCACCGGGTTCGGCCGCGGGCTGCGCATCACCCGGTACCTGGCCGAGAAGCTGGAACCGGCCTGCGACGTGCTGGAACTCGACGCCACCCAGCCGGAGCACCTGACCGCCGTGGCCGAGGAACTGGACCGCCGGTGGGGCCGGCTCGACGGCATCCTGCACGCAATCGCCTTCGCCCCGCCCGGTGCCCTCGGCGGCAACTTCCTCACCGCCTCCTGGGACGAGGTCGGCCCGGCGGTGCAGGTCTCGACGTACTCCTTCGTGGCCTTCGGCCGGGCCTTCGCGCCGCTGCTGGCGAAGGCCGGCGGCGGGTCGCTGGTCGGCGTCGACTTCGACGCCCGCCAGGCCTGGCCCGGGTACGACTGGATGGGCGTCGCCAAGGCCGGCCTGGAGAGCTCGTGCCGCTACCTCGCGCACGCCCTCGGCGGGCAGGGCACCCGGGTGAACCTGGTCGCGGCCGGTCCGCTGCGGACCGTCGCCGCCACCGCCATCTCCTCCTTCGACACCTTCGAGGCGGCCTGGCAGCAGCGTGCGCCGCTCGGTTGGGACGTCCAGGACACCACGGTCGTCGCCCGGGCGATCTGCGCCCTCTGGTCGGACTGGCTGCCCGCCGTCACCGGCGAGGTCATCCACGTCGACGGCGGCGCGCACGCCGTTGCCGGCGGGACCATCCGATGA
- a CDS encoding ketoacyl-ACP synthase III family protein, with the protein MRFERNIYLTGTGTFLPPVVPVRPAVEAGLIGETHRDLGYDSVAVAEDISAVDMAVEAARVAVRRAGLPPEEYGLALHASLWFQGLDMWASASYVANRSVGTGALAFDVQQRSNGGMGALHLAATYLSTGAATAALVTTGDRFAAPAFDRWGSEFYSLFGDGGTAIALSTRTGFARILASAVAADNGLEPWGRGSTPFGTAPGQVAPVPVLLRAAQHAATPEAEGSWERIEARMLQVRDEVLADAGVGVEDVARVAQPFIHRGGGQGENYDLLGFGEKKSTWELGREVGHLGAGDQAAGLNHLLERRLVGPGDLVLMVGVGVGFSFTATLLEVTDPPRW; encoded by the coding sequence GTGCGATTCGAGCGGAACATCTACCTGACCGGGACCGGAACCTTCCTTCCGCCGGTCGTACCTGTGCGACCGGCCGTGGAGGCCGGCCTGATCGGCGAGACCCACCGCGATCTGGGCTACGACTCGGTCGCCGTGGCGGAGGACATCTCGGCCGTCGACATGGCGGTCGAGGCGGCCCGGGTGGCCGTACGTCGCGCGGGCCTGCCCCCGGAGGAGTACGGCCTGGCCCTGCACGCCAGCCTCTGGTTCCAGGGCCTGGACATGTGGGCCTCGGCCAGCTACGTGGCCAACCGGTCGGTCGGCACCGGCGCCCTCGCCTTCGACGTGCAACAGCGCTCCAACGGCGGGATGGGCGCGCTGCACCTCGCCGCCACCTACCTGTCCACCGGCGCGGCCACCGCCGCCCTGGTCACCACCGGCGACCGGTTCGCCGCGCCCGCCTTCGACCGCTGGGGTTCGGAGTTCTACTCCCTGTTCGGCGACGGCGGCACGGCGATCGCGCTCTCCACCCGGACCGGCTTCGCCCGGATCCTCGCCTCGGCGGTCGCCGCCGACAACGGCCTGGAGCCGTGGGGCCGGGGCAGCACGCCGTTCGGCACCGCACCGGGACAGGTCGCCCCGGTGCCGGTGCTGCTGCGCGCCGCGCAGCACGCCGCCACCCCGGAGGCGGAGGGCTCCTGGGAACGCATCGAGGCGCGGATGCTCCAGGTACGCGACGAGGTGCTCGCCGACGCCGGGGTCGGGGTGGAGGACGTCGCCCGGGTGGCGCAGCCCTTCATCCACCGTGGCGGTGGCCAGGGCGAGAACTACGACCTGCTCGGCTTCGGCGAGAAGAAGAGCACCTGGGAACTGGGCCGCGAGGTCGGTCACCTGGGCGCCGGCGACCAGGCCGCCGGCCTCAACCACCTGCTGGAGCGCCGACTGGTCGGCCCCGGCGACCTGGTGCTGATGGTCGGCGTCGGGGTCGGCTTCAGCTTCACCGCGACCCTGCTGGAGGTGACCGACCCGCCGCGCTGGTGA
- a CDS encoding helix-turn-helix domain-containing protein: MTQTSQRVRPVGQLLRHWRERRRLSQLELALQAEISTRHLSFVETGRSTPSREMVIRLAEQLAVPLRERNQLLMAAGYAPVYTENSLESPALSVVREAVRQVLVGYEPYPAVVLDRGWNVVDANASIAVLAEGVDPRLLAPPMNVLRASLHPDGMAPRIVNLAQWREHLLERLRRQVAMTGDEELTALHEEVLDYPCPQRAEPEPAGGGAIAVPLRLRHGDRELSFISTVTTFGTPMDVTVAEMTIESFLPADAATVDFLRSIH, encoded by the coding sequence ATGACGCAAACGAGCCAACGGGTGCGGCCGGTGGGGCAGCTGCTGCGACACTGGCGGGAACGGCGTCGGCTCAGCCAGCTGGAGCTGGCGTTGCAGGCCGAGATCTCCACCCGGCATCTCAGTTTCGTGGAGACCGGGCGTTCCACACCGAGCCGGGAGATGGTGATCCGGCTGGCCGAGCAGTTGGCGGTGCCGCTGCGCGAACGCAACCAGTTGCTGATGGCGGCCGGCTACGCCCCGGTCTACACCGAGAACTCGCTGGAGTCGCCGGCCCTGTCGGTGGTCCGGGAGGCGGTCCGGCAGGTGCTGGTCGGCTACGAGCCCTACCCGGCGGTGGTGCTCGACCGGGGCTGGAACGTGGTCGACGCGAACGCCAGCATCGCCGTGCTGGCCGAGGGGGTGGATCCCCGGCTGCTGGCTCCGCCGATGAACGTGCTGCGGGCCAGTCTGCACCCGGACGGCATGGCGCCCCGGATCGTCAACCTCGCCCAGTGGCGCGAGCACCTGCTGGAGCGGCTGCGCCGGCAGGTGGCGATGACCGGCGACGAGGAGCTGACCGCGCTGCACGAGGAGGTCCTCGACTACCCGTGCCCGCAGCGCGCCGAGCCCGAGCCGGCCGGCGGTGGGGCGATCGCGGTGCCGCTGCGGCTGCGCCACGGCGACCGGGAGCTCTCCTTCATCAGCACGGTGACGACCTTCGGCACGCCGATGGACGTCACCGTGGCCGAGATGACCATCGAGTCGTTCCTGCCGGCGGACGCGGCGACGGTGGACTTCCTGCGGTCCATCCACTGA
- a CDS encoding acyl-CoA carboxylase subunit beta, giving the protein MIADTTSGLPVHRMRPLVARPATEAGHRPSGPAAAAGAPPAAAEAAAPTLADARSRIEALVDPESFEEFGSRVRHRTVAFDMARKRPAGDGVVTGHARIAGRPIGLFAQDPGALGGSLGEMHAAKILQVMRQAERARTPVVGIIDSGGARIQEGVAALDGYGGIFHGNVRLSGRVPQVSVVLGPCAGGAAYSPALTDIVIMRRTGAHMFLTGPRVVQAVTREDVTAADLGGADVHSRHSGLAHLVADDSAGALELASQVLSYLPGSCWEPAPMGVPAPAEAMPALPDNPRASYDVRKVVRGIVDAGSFLELQPRYARNLVTGFARIEGRPVGVVANQPMALAGVLDIASSEKGARFVRLCDAFGLPLVVLVDTPGFLPGSKQESGGVIRKGAKLLYAFAEATVPRVTVVLRKAFGGAYIVMNSRSLGADAVFCWPDAEMAVMGADAAVDVIFRRELRDAPHRQAELVERYRAEAMAPHLPAERLSVDEIIAPERTRAAVAASLRSLAGAVRLGFRHDNLPQ; this is encoded by the coding sequence ATGATCGCTGACACCACGTCCGGCCTACCGGTGCACCGGATGCGACCACTGGTCGCCCGGCCCGCCACGGAGGCCGGGCACCGACCTTCCGGCCCGGCCGCCGCGGCCGGCGCCCCACCAGCCGCGGCGGAGGCCGCCGCGCCGACGCTCGCCGACGCCCGGTCCCGGATCGAGGCCCTGGTCGACCCGGAGTCCTTCGAGGAGTTTGGCAGCCGGGTCCGGCACCGGACGGTGGCCTTCGACATGGCACGGAAGCGGCCGGCGGGCGACGGGGTGGTCACCGGCCACGCCCGGATCGCCGGCCGGCCGATCGGGCTGTTCGCGCAGGATCCCGGCGCGCTGGGCGGCTCGCTCGGCGAGATGCACGCCGCGAAGATCCTCCAGGTGATGCGCCAGGCCGAACGGGCCCGCACCCCGGTGGTCGGGATCATCGACTCCGGTGGGGCACGCATCCAGGAGGGGGTGGCGGCCCTCGACGGGTACGGCGGGATCTTCCACGGCAACGTCCGGCTCTCCGGGCGGGTGCCGCAGGTCAGCGTGGTGCTCGGCCCCTGCGCCGGCGGAGCCGCCTACTCCCCCGCGCTGACCGACATCGTCATCATGCGGCGTACCGGGGCGCACATGTTCCTCACCGGGCCGCGGGTGGTGCAGGCCGTCACCCGGGAGGACGTGACCGCCGCCGACCTGGGCGGCGCCGACGTGCACTCCCGCCACTCGGGGCTGGCCCACCTGGTCGCCGACGACTCCGCCGGGGCGCTGGAGCTGGCCAGCCAGGTGCTGTCGTACCTGCCGGGCTCGTGCTGGGAGCCGGCGCCGATGGGGGTGCCCGCGCCGGCCGAGGCGATGCCGGCCCTGCCGGACAACCCGCGGGCCAGCTACGACGTACGCAAGGTGGTGCGCGGCATCGTCGACGCCGGCAGCTTCCTGGAGCTGCAACCCCGGTACGCACGCAACCTGGTCACCGGCTTCGCCCGGATCGAGGGGCGGCCGGTCGGGGTGGTGGCGAACCAGCCGATGGCGCTGGCCGGGGTGCTGGACATCGCCTCGTCGGAGAAGGGCGCCCGGTTCGTCCGGCTCTGCGACGCGTTCGGGCTGCCGCTGGTGGTGCTGGTCGACACCCCCGGCTTCCTGCCGGGCAGCAAGCAGGAGTCCGGCGGGGTGATCCGCAAGGGCGCCAAGCTGCTGTACGCCTTCGCCGAGGCGACCGTGCCCCGGGTGACGGTGGTGCTGCGCAAGGCGTTCGGCGGGGCGTACATCGTGATGAACTCCCGCTCGCTCGGCGCCGACGCGGTCTTCTGCTGGCCGGACGCGGAGATGGCGGTGATGGGCGCGGACGCGGCGGTGGACGTCATCTTCCGCCGGGAGCTGCGGGACGCCCCGCACCGTCAGGCGGAGCTGGTGGAGCGGTACCGCGCCGAGGCGATGGCCCCCCATCTCCCGGCCGAGCGGCTCTCCGTCGACGAGATCATCGCCCCGGAGCGGACCCGTGCCGCGGTGGCCGCCTCGCTGCGCTCGCTGGCCGGCGCCGTACGCCTGGGTTTCCGGCACGACAACCTGCCACAGTGA